In Stenotrophomonas sp. ASS1, the following proteins share a genomic window:
- a CDS encoding prepilin-type N-terminal cleavage/methylation domain-containing protein → MRRAVRGFTLIEVMIAITIMGVLALICWRALDSVANSDQRLRQADAETTTALRVLQQFQRDVEMRADDALMNGAVRPADRPQRLLPPSLVSERHPDGSFALEITRSVGSDGLHWQRVRWWRQGSTLWRASGAATDRYPLPAPDPSKGIAVARDVQRFEVRAWQPGTGWAVLPSEGEVLPATGLELRLGLRDGRGPLSYRRVLEL, encoded by the coding sequence ATGAGGCGCGCCGTGCGTGGCTTCACCCTGATCGAGGTGATGATCGCGATCACCATCATGGGCGTGCTGGCGCTGATCTGCTGGCGTGCGCTGGACAGCGTGGCCAACAGCGATCAGCGCCTGCGCCAGGCCGATGCCGAGACCACGACGGCGCTGCGCGTGCTGCAGCAGTTCCAGCGCGATGTTGAAATGCGTGCCGACGATGCGCTGATGAATGGCGCAGTGCGCCCGGCAGATCGTCCGCAGCGATTGCTGCCCCCGTCGCTGGTAAGCGAGCGGCACCCGGATGGCAGCTTCGCGCTGGAAATCACCCGCAGTGTCGGCAGTGATGGGCTGCACTGGCAGCGGGTGCGCTGGTGGCGGCAGGGCAGCACGCTGTGGCGGGCCAGTGGTGCGGCTACAGACCGGTATCCCCTGCCCGCACCGGATCCGTCGAAGGGCATTGCGGTGGCGCGCGATGTGCAGCGGTTCGAGGTGCGGGCGTGGCAGCCTGGAACGGGATGGGCCGTGTTGCCGAGCGAGGGCGAGGTATTGCCGGCCACCGGACTTGAACTGCGGTTGGGCCTGCGCGATGGGCGTGGGCCGTTGAGTTACCGGCGGGTGCTGGAACTTTAG
- a CDS encoding biopolymer transporter ExbD, which yields MGQKAKFGIKKREKGINVTPFVDVLLVVLVIFILTSNASIPGIEVNLPKASNSVALEKPKTKAITIDPSGQVFLDAYPVTMAELEDRLRTERATTPDFPVIVRGDAQVQYARVVEVLDLLRRLELAQVGLVTGKAQG from the coding sequence ATGGGCCAGAAGGCGAAGTTCGGCATCAAGAAGCGCGAGAAGGGCATCAACGTAACGCCCTTCGTCGACGTGCTGCTGGTGGTGCTGGTGATCTTCATCCTGACCAGCAACGCCTCCATTCCCGGCATCGAGGTCAATCTGCCGAAGGCCAGCAACAGCGTGGCCCTGGAAAAGCCGAAGACCAAGGCGATCACCATCGACCCCAGTGGCCAGGTGTTCCTGGATGCCTATCCGGTGACGATGGCCGAGCTGGAAGACCGGCTGCGTACCGAACGCGCGACCACGCCGGATTTCCCGGTGATCGTGCGCGGTGATGCGCAGGTGCAGTACGCCCGCGTGGTCGAGGTACTGGACCTGCTGCGGCGCCTGGAGCTGGCTCAGGTCGGCCTGGTCACCGGCAAGGCGCAGGGCTGA
- a CDS encoding putative porin, translated as MNDHVRARTDSRRPRPARRALLCCAVLLSLAAPAGAMAAETTMVKLIKGLIASGALKPEDGQALLVQAEAEAAAAQRSAATGSTAASGGVALEAGDVRVPYVPQSVRDGIRDEVRQDVMAQAKSEGWAAPNEVAEWTKRIKVTGDMRVRSESRFYSERNSDIVSNWSSINAGNGFDTNTNTNLQLPPLLNTRQDRRNLWRIRARLGIEATIGQHTTAGVRLASGSSNGPVSTTEQLGGGLSKKDVWLDQAWLAYSPADWVTVRGGRFGNPFWTSDTLFSSDLNFDGLAANLKYDFDGGDLDLFGDLAVVPLEYTSDSSPSQSKVKTPNENKWLSGAQVGVNWRFNDDNALRAALGYYDFKNISGRLSSTCSLYSGAVGCDTDWSRPAFMQKGNTLMLIRNIARNPVDPAGTPTPQYVGLASAFRLATLNLRWDTQLAQGIGLRLDGDYIRNLAYDKQAMFSRAQNGIVNNYGAGDTVGIDTFRSGDTAWMVQATFGATELKEKGQWQALLGYKHIEADALPDAYNDPNFHLGGTNARGYYVGGAYALDARSWISGKWMAAKEVSGAPLSIDVFQLEFNTGF; from the coding sequence ATGAACGACCACGTCCGCGCACGAACCGACTCCCGCCGCCCGCGGCCGGCCCGACGGGCGCTGCTGTGCTGCGCCGTGCTGCTCAGCCTGGCCGCCCCGGCCGGTGCGATGGCGGCCGAAACCACCATGGTCAAGCTGATCAAGGGCCTGATCGCCAGTGGTGCACTGAAGCCCGAAGACGGCCAGGCACTGCTGGTGCAGGCCGAGGCCGAAGCAGCGGCCGCACAGCGCAGTGCAGCCACGGGCAGCACCGCGGCGAGCGGTGGCGTGGCACTGGAGGCCGGTGACGTGCGCGTGCCGTACGTACCGCAGAGCGTGCGCGACGGTATCCGTGACGAAGTGCGCCAGGACGTGATGGCGCAGGCGAAGTCGGAAGGCTGGGCGGCACCCAACGAAGTGGCCGAGTGGACCAAGCGCATCAAGGTCACCGGTGACATGCGTGTGCGCAGCGAGTCGCGCTTCTACTCCGAGCGCAACAGCGACATCGTGAGCAACTGGTCGTCGATCAACGCCGGCAACGGCTTCGACACCAACACCAATACCAACCTGCAGCTGCCGCCGCTGCTGAACACCCGCCAGGACCGCCGCAACCTGTGGCGCATCCGTGCCCGCCTGGGCATCGAGGCAACCATTGGCCAGCACACCACGGCCGGCGTGCGCCTGGCCAGCGGCAGCAGCAATGGCCCGGTGTCGACCACCGAGCAGCTCGGCGGCGGCCTGAGCAAGAAGGACGTGTGGCTGGACCAGGCCTGGCTGGCCTACAGCCCGGCGGACTGGGTGACGGTGCGTGGCGGCCGCTTCGGCAATCCGTTCTGGACCAGCGACACGCTGTTCTCCAGCGATCTCAACTTCGATGGCCTGGCCGCGAACCTGAAGTATGACTTCGATGGTGGCGACCTCGACCTGTTCGGCGACCTCGCGGTGGTGCCGCTGGAGTACACCTCCGACAGCTCGCCGAGCCAGAGCAAGGTCAAGACTCCGAACGAGAACAAGTGGCTGTCCGGTGCCCAGGTAGGCGTGAACTGGCGCTTCAACGATGACAACGCGCTGCGTGCCGCGCTGGGCTACTACGACTTCAAGAACATCAGCGGCCGCCTGTCCTCAACGTGCTCGCTGTATTCGGGCGCGGTAGGCTGCGACACCGACTGGTCGCGCCCGGCGTTCATGCAGAAGGGCAACACCCTGATGCTGATCCGCAACATCGCGCGCAATCCGGTGGATCCGGCCGGTACGCCGACCCCGCAGTATGTCGGCCTGGCCTCGGCCTTCCGCCTGGCCACGCTGAACCTGCGCTGGGATACACAGCTGGCGCAGGGCATCGGTCTGCGCCTGGATGGTGACTACATCCGCAACCTGGCCTACGACAAGCAGGCCATGTTCAGTCGTGCCCAGAACGGCATCGTCAACAACTACGGCGCCGGCGATACTGTCGGCATCGATACCTTCCGCAGTGGCGACACCGCATGGATGGTGCAGGCCACCTTCGGTGCCACCGAGCTGAAGGAGAAGGGCCAGTGGCAGGCGCTGCTGGGCTACAAGCACATCGAGGCCGACGCACTGCCCGATGCCTACAACGATCCGAACTTCCACCTGGGCGGCACCAACGCCCGCGGCTACTACGTGGGCGGCGCCTACGCGCTGGATGCACGCAGCTGGATCAGCGGCAAGTGGATGGCGGCCAAGGAAGTGTCCGGCGCGCCGCTGTCGATCGACGTGTTCCAGCTGGAGTTCAACACCGGGTTCTGA
- a CDS encoding cell envelope integrity protein TolA translates to MRGRQLLVTVALVLAALLVLGIAVWWLLFKDTASTRRPVVQPPMLALPPPPPPPPPPPEKPPEPETPPEETMPEPEPLDQPTPAEEPTPTPDNSDPVTMNADAQAGGDNFGIQSGSGGGSSGVGRGGAGNATYGRYLGYLMQQAISRDDKVKRLAFQLQVNVWLANDGRLEKVELVRGSGNEEADEAVLDALRRIGKVDQAPPPSLDFPARVLIQGRRPGA, encoded by the coding sequence ATGCGCGGTCGCCAGTTGCTGGTGACCGTGGCACTGGTGCTGGCCGCGTTGCTGGTGCTCGGTATCGCGGTGTGGTGGCTGTTGTTCAAGGACACCGCCAGCACCCGCCGGCCGGTGGTGCAACCGCCGATGCTGGCGCTGCCACCCCCTCCGCCGCCGCCCCCGCCGCCCCCGGAAAAACCACCGGAGCCGGAGACGCCGCCGGAAGAGACGATGCCCGAGCCGGAGCCGCTGGATCAGCCGACGCCGGCCGAAGAGCCGACGCCGACGCCGGATAACAGCGATCCGGTGACGATGAATGCCGACGCGCAGGCCGGTGGTGACAACTTCGGTATCCAGTCCGGCAGTGGTGGCGGTTCGTCCGGCGTTGGCCGTGGTGGCGCCGGCAACGCTACCTACGGCCGCTATCTGGGCTACCTGATGCAGCAGGCGATCTCGCGCGACGACAAGGTCAAGCGCCTGGCGTTCCAGCTGCAGGTGAATGTGTGGCTGGCCAACGACGGCCGCCTGGAAAAGGTCGAACTGGTACGCGGCAGTGGCAACGAGGAGGCCGACGAGGCCGTGCTCGATGCCCTGCGTCGCATCGGCAAGGTTGACCAGGCACCGCCGCCGTCACTCGATTTCCCCGCCCGCGTCCTGATCCAGGGCCGCCGGCCCGGGGCCTGA
- a CDS encoding MotA/TolQ/ExbB proton channel family protein: MDRLLSRVLLLLAALVALPAAAADANWWQAEWKYRKPITVDAGPQGAGLAGDPGRTPLLLRLHTGNFGFDGTQDAGNDLRFVSGDGRTVLAHQIEQFDPKLGLALVWVDVPAVSAAAPQTIWMYYGNEKAPASGNGQQVFDPDYTLVYHFAEANAPARDTTAYGNNAGAVVPPSEGAVIGRGVQLGAGPLPLPASASLAQEAGAPLTVSAWIKPDSNNAAQAIYARRDGASELVLGIENRVPFVQLNGQRSTPAQPIPEGQWAHVALTAEKGALQLYLNGRVVAQLSGELPALGTAPVVGADAPGAAQPLANFEGALDELRVSRVARPAALLLADATAQGADSRLISYGADEQSAGQSHFAFILKAMPFDAWVVVAILGLMMLLSWAIMIAKSRHFGRTSKANAVFTESFGKLSGVPLRTLSDMDRQGKAPTAMHDGSLWRIYQVAIEEMQQRHQRDGNSGYLSGATIAAIRASMDAVMVREQEAMARRMNWLSTTIEGAPYVGLFGTVIGIMLVFVVAAMAGAVDINSVAPGMAAALLCTAAGLGVAIPALFGYNYLGARAEAIGADMAVFIDEFAARLAEEQDGRGPAAVQG; this comes from the coding sequence ATGGACCGTTTGCTTTCCCGAGTGTTGCTGCTGCTGGCCGCGCTGGTTGCGTTGCCTGCTGCTGCGGCCGATGCCAATTGGTGGCAGGCCGAATGGAAGTACCGCAAGCCGATCACCGTCGACGCCGGCCCGCAGGGCGCGGGCCTGGCCGGTGACCCGGGCCGCACGCCGCTGCTGCTGCGCCTGCATACCGGCAACTTCGGTTTCGACGGTACCCAGGACGCGGGCAACGACCTGCGCTTCGTGTCGGGCGATGGCCGCACCGTGCTGGCCCATCAGATCGAACAGTTCGATCCCAAGCTGGGCCTGGCCCTGGTCTGGGTGGACGTGCCGGCAGTCAGCGCCGCCGCGCCGCAGACGATCTGGATGTACTACGGCAATGAGAAGGCACCGGCCAGCGGCAACGGCCAGCAGGTGTTCGACCCGGACTACACGCTGGTCTACCACTTTGCCGAGGCCAATGCGCCGGCGCGCGACACCACCGCTTACGGCAACAACGCCGGCGCCGTCGTGCCGCCGTCCGAGGGCGCGGTGATCGGTCGTGGCGTGCAGCTGGGTGCGGGCCCGCTGCCACTGCCCGCCAGCGCGTCGCTGGCCCAGGAAGCGGGTGCGCCGCTGACCGTCTCGGCCTGGATCAAGCCGGACAGCAACAATGCCGCGCAGGCGATCTACGCCCGTCGTGATGGCGCGTCCGAGCTGGTGCTGGGTATCGAGAACCGGGTGCCGTTCGTGCAGCTCAACGGCCAGCGCAGCACGCCTGCACAGCCGATTCCGGAAGGGCAGTGGGCGCACGTGGCGCTGACGGCGGAGAAGGGCGCGTTGCAGCTGTACCTCAACGGCCGTGTGGTGGCCCAGCTGAGCGGCGAGCTGCCGGCGCTGGGCACCGCGCCGGTGGTCGGCGCCGATGCCCCGGGTGCGGCGCAGCCGCTGGCCAACTTCGAAGGAGCGCTGGATGAGCTGCGCGTCTCGCGGGTGGCACGCCCGGCGGCGCTGCTGCTGGCCGACGCCACCGCGCAGGGCGCCGATTCACGCTTGATCAGCTACGGTGCCGACGAGCAGTCGGCTGGCCAGAGCCACTTCGCCTTCATCCTCAAGGCGATGCCGTTCGATGCCTGGGTGGTGGTCGCCATCCTTGGCCTGATGATGCTGCTGTCGTGGGCGATCATGATCGCCAAGAGCCGCCACTTCGGCCGTACCAGCAAGGCCAATGCGGTGTTCACCGAGAGTTTCGGCAAGCTGTCCGGCGTGCCGCTGCGCACCCTGTCGGACATGGATCGCCAGGGCAAGGCACCGACTGCGATGCACGATGGCTCGTTGTGGCGCATCTACCAGGTGGCCATCGAGGAAATGCAGCAGCGCCACCAGCGCGATGGCAACAGTGGCTACCTGAGCGGCGCCACCATCGCCGCGATCCGTGCCTCGATGGATGCGGTGATGGTGCGCGAGCAGGAAGCAATGGCACGGCGCATGAACTGGCTGTCGACCACCATCGAAGGCGCGCCATACGTGGGCCTGTTCGGCACCGTGATCGGCATCATGCTGGTGTTCGTGGTGGCGGCGATGGCCGGCGCGGTGGACATCAACTCGGTGGCGCCCGGCATGGCCGCGGCGCTGCTGTGTACCGCAGCCGGCCTCGGCGTCGCGATCCCGGCGCTGTTCGGCTACAACTACCTGGGCGCACGCGCCGAGGCGATCGGCGCCGACATGGCGGTGTTCATCGACGAGTTCGCCGCGCGCCTGGCCGAAGAGCAGGACGGGCGCGGCCCGGCCGCGGTCCAGGGCTGA
- the gspH gene encoding type II secretion system minor pseudopilin GspH codes for MQRVPRGFTLLELMVVLVIIGICTAGIGLGLGSLLDPGRQLRQEGERLAQRLQVARDEARIDGRPLRWQADAAGYRFSRLEGSRWVTVERDDLLRPQKWQAAGITVQPTNAIELSPEWIGTAWELGLSLDGRALRLRDDGSGQLQVVQ; via the coding sequence ATGCAGCGTGTGCCGCGTGGGTTCACCCTGCTGGAACTGATGGTGGTGCTGGTGATCATCGGCATCTGCACGGCCGGGATCGGTCTGGGCTTGGGCAGCCTGCTCGACCCGGGCCGGCAGCTGCGGCAGGAAGGCGAGCGGCTGGCGCAGCGCCTGCAGGTGGCGCGCGACGAGGCCCGCATCGATGGCCGCCCCCTGCGTTGGCAGGCCGACGCCGCCGGCTATCGTTTCAGCCGCCTCGAAGGCAGCCGCTGGGTCACCGTTGAACGCGATGATCTGCTGCGTCCACAGAAGTGGCAGGCTGCAGGCATCACGGTGCAGCCCACCAACGCCATCGAGCTGAGCCCGGAGTGGATCGGTACCGCCTGGGAGCTTGGACTGTCGCTGGACGGCCGCGCACTGCGTCTTCGTGATGATGGCAGCGGACAGTTGCAGGTCGTGCAGTGA
- a CDS encoding ShlB/FhaC/HecB family hemolysin secretion/activation protein — MTPVPCRAVRLPLRLHPLVLALAAMPLPLFAQDAAPAPSVNINEYIVRGNTVLDPRQIERAVEPFLGPGKTLADVEKARDAVNALYQQAGYQSVYVELPEQQVSGGVVLLKVQQTPIGQLRVVGTKHESPERIRERVPALAEGKVPDFDQAQKELTALNEGGRRQVMPLVREGQVPGTMDVDLQVEEKSPWRASAALNNDHSADTEKLRLSASLAYDNLWKRGHSANIGVYLAPEDTKQAKVFSASYMMPFEGTPWSLEASGYKSDSRVLNAGGQVGTGTGTNVIGNGHSIGLKLNYRLAGSSQWWRQLSLGVDFKDTEEDTQMGGDSLKTPLKYAPITLAFVGVRQGEHDQLSINTQLVAGTRRLFGYGSDATAFGQKRYWADPSFVAFKADVANTHTFGSDWQWYARGSLQVTDAPLVSAEQFAAGGMYTVRGYLSAEAIGDYGGLASLEWRTPSWSLWNGSDLRVYSFADAAYLRLRQPLPEQRDKYNLASVGLGAQLRLGEHLQLRLDYAWPYADGPVTRKDDPRLHFNISTSY, encoded by the coding sequence ATGACTCCTGTTCCGTGCCGAGCCGTCCGCCTTCCGCTGCGCCTGCATCCGCTGGTGCTGGCTCTGGCCGCGATGCCGCTGCCATTGTTCGCGCAGGACGCGGCGCCTGCGCCCAGCGTGAACATCAATGAATACATCGTGCGCGGCAACACCGTGCTCGATCCGCGCCAGATCGAACGTGCGGTGGAGCCGTTCCTCGGCCCGGGCAAGACCCTGGCCGATGTCGAGAAGGCGCGCGATGCCGTCAATGCGCTGTACCAGCAGGCAGGCTACCAGTCGGTCTACGTCGAGCTGCCCGAGCAGCAGGTCAGTGGTGGCGTGGTGCTGCTGAAGGTGCAGCAGACGCCGATCGGGCAGCTGCGGGTCGTAGGCACGAAGCACGAATCGCCCGAACGCATCCGCGAACGCGTGCCGGCACTTGCCGAGGGCAAGGTGCCGGACTTCGACCAGGCGCAGAAGGAACTGACCGCGCTGAATGAAGGCGGACGTCGCCAGGTGATGCCGCTGGTGCGAGAGGGCCAGGTGCCGGGCACGATGGATGTGGACCTGCAGGTCGAGGAGAAGTCGCCGTGGCGTGCCAGCGCGGCGCTCAACAACGACCACAGCGCCGATACCGAGAAGCTGCGCCTGAGTGCATCGCTGGCCTACGACAACCTGTGGAAGCGCGGCCATAGCGCCAACATCGGCGTGTACCTGGCGCCGGAAGATACCAAGCAGGCCAAGGTGTTCTCGGCCTCGTACATGATGCCGTTCGAGGGCACCCCGTGGAGCCTGGAAGCGTCCGGCTACAAGTCCGACAGCCGCGTGCTGAACGCGGGCGGACAGGTCGGTACCGGCACCGGAACCAATGTGATCGGCAACGGCCATTCGATCGGCCTCAAGCTCAACTACCGCCTTGCCGGCAGCAGCCAGTGGTGGCGCCAGCTCAGCCTTGGTGTGGATTTCAAGGACACCGAGGAAGACACGCAGATGGGCGGGGACAGCCTGAAGACGCCGCTGAAATATGCGCCGATCACGCTGGCCTTCGTCGGCGTGCGCCAGGGCGAGCACGATCAGCTGAGCATCAACACCCAGCTGGTGGCCGGCACCCGCCGCCTGTTCGGTTACGGCAGCGACGCCACCGCCTTCGGCCAGAAGCGCTACTGGGCCGACCCGAGCTTCGTGGCGTTCAAGGCCGATGTCGCCAACACCCATACCTTCGGCAGCGACTGGCAGTGGTACGCGCGCGGCTCGCTGCAGGTGACCGACGCGCCGCTGGTGTCGGCCGAGCAGTTCGCCGCCGGTGGCATGTATACCGTACGTGGCTATCTGTCGGCCGAGGCGATCGGCGACTACGGCGGCCTGGCCAGCCTGGAATGGCGCACCCCGTCGTGGTCGCTGTGGAATGGCAGCGATCTGCGCGTCTACAGCTTTGCCGACGCGGCCTACCTGCGCCTGCGCCAGCCGCTGCCCGAACAGCGTGACAAGTACAACCTGGCCTCGGTCGGCCTGGGCGCGCAGCTGCGCCTGGGTGAGCACCTGCAGCTGCGCCTGGACTACGCCTGGCCCTATGCCGATGGCCCGGTCACGCGCAAGGACGACCCGCGCCTGCATTTCAACATCAGCACCAGTTACTGA
- the gspI gene encoding type II secretion system minor pseudopilin GspI → MKQTARGFTLIEVLIALAIVSIALAAVMRSVAVATDDQSRLRDRRLALLCAQDRWQELRLAGQPPQDARQHCVQGRGSFLVLQHLGTGSDGQPQLELTVVAEDAPRQSLVRMQLPWTAAQ, encoded by the coding sequence GTGAAGCAGACGGCGCGCGGATTCACCCTGATCGAGGTGCTGATCGCGCTGGCGATCGTATCGATTGCACTGGCTGCGGTGATGCGCTCGGTGGCAGTGGCGACCGACGATCAGTCACGGCTGCGCGACCGTCGCCTGGCGCTGTTGTGTGCACAGGACCGCTGGCAGGAGCTGCGCCTCGCCGGGCAGCCGCCGCAGGATGCTCGGCAGCACTGTGTGCAGGGACGCGGCAGCTTCCTGGTCCTGCAGCATCTGGGCACCGGCAGCGACGGGCAGCCGCAACTGGAACTGACCGTGGTGGCCGAAGATGCACCGCGGCAGTCGCTGGTCCGCATGCAGCTGCCGTGGACTGCGGCGCAATGA
- a CDS encoding general secretion pathway protein, which produces MMWNMDGRRWDRNRMLTLLAATLLLAVVAYWSVTLSAVAPAAAASEAHAEAPIRPMFDAVASLPLVRLLSPGAVQTEVVVLGVMAGDHAPLALLSVDGRPAEAYAPGQRLGPCTVLASISASAVELNQAGQTRSLPVPELPPVPTDGIVPGGSL; this is translated from the coding sequence ATGATGTGGAACATGGACGGCAGGCGCTGGGATCGGAATCGGATGTTGACCCTGCTGGCGGCGACGCTGCTGCTGGCCGTGGTGGCCTACTGGAGCGTCACCCTGTCTGCGGTGGCGCCAGCGGCGGCCGCGAGCGAAGCGCATGCCGAGGCGCCGATACGGCCGATGTTCGATGCAGTGGCCAGCCTGCCACTGGTGCGGCTGCTGTCTCCCGGCGCGGTGCAGACCGAGGTGGTCGTGCTGGGCGTGATGGCGGGTGACCATGCGCCATTGGCCCTGCTCTCGGTAGATGGACGCCCAGCGGAAGCGTATGCGCCCGGCCAACGACTCGGACCCTGCACGGTACTGGCCAGCATCAGCGCCAGCGCTGTGGAACTGAACCAGGCCGGGCAAACGCGCAGCCTGCCGGTGCCTGAGCTGCCGCCGGTGCCGACCGATGGCATCGTGCCGGGCGGGTCCCTGTAG